The DNA segment CTATGAACAATAGAGTCTGCGCCCAGCCAGCATATTTGCCATATTTGGTTACAAACGCCTCTGCAACACGATCGCAGAGCTTGGGTGTCAACTGGGAACCTGCAAGCTCAGGTAAGAGATACTTGGTGGCAATCTTACCcaagtttaaaaaagaaacatccaAATTAACACTCAATCATAACATTCTACAATATGCAATAATCAATCAATCAGTAAAGAATAAATAACAACTTTTTGTAAGCTTACCCGCCACACGTGTGTGTCAACAGGAACAGCATGGTGCTGATCAAGCGAAAAGAGAGCAATGCAAGCAGCCACTTTAGGACCCACACCGGGTAACGTACAAAGTGCAGATATAACATCTCGAAGCTCCATCTTACGAAGAGAACGAAGCCATTCTTCGCCTCCACCGGGTTTTGATTTCAATGCATTAATCGTACCAATTATATATTTAGCCCTAGTAACAGACCAATCACAGTCACAATCACAAATTGAATAATCAAAACACACATCGTAGTAGTTATGTTTACCTCACCTGTAACCGAAACCGGCGTCTCTGAGTTGTTGCTCTGAGACGGAGGAAAGTTGTTCCAAAGAAGGGAAAGCGTGGAACTGAAACTCTCCAACGTCTCCCACGTGAGTTCCCAGGGAGGACACGTAATTCACCATTTTCGTGATTCTTCCGATGTTGTTATTAGAAGAGCACAGAAACTGAATCAAACACTCGAAAGGGTCTTGCCGGAGGACTCGGGCGCCGCTTAAGTGGTGCGCGAGCTCGGCGAACCTTGCGTCGGAAGCGGAAAACGTCTTCCATAAGTCGGCGAGCGAAACGGTGGCATTTAGGAAGTCAAGCAGGGCAGTTTCGGCGGTGTCGGAGTGGGAGGGGGAGTGGAGGCAGTAGGAAACGTCGCCGTTTTGGAGGTGCTTGAGGGAAATGAGGTGGGGCCCGACGACTCCGGTGTATTGTGAAGGGGCGGTGTTTTTCCAGAGGAAGGTTTGGCCCGTGGGGAAGGTGAGGGGTAAGGAGAGTTCGTGGCGGGTGAGGCTGAGAGGGGCCCAGGCCCGGGCTTTTGCGGTGTTGAGGGAGTGGCGGGCTTGGGTTTGTGGAGTTGGGGGTGTTGAGGGAGGAGGAGGTGGTGGGGTATGTTTCTGGGATCTTTTTCTCTTGTTCGTCATCGCCGGGAACTGGATGATGGTTCTCAAATGCAACGACTTCATTCATGTGGCCATATCAGGTCTGGAGGAAGGGACAGCGTAACGGGTCGGATCGGGGGATGAtgaaacattgttttttttttctcagtagtttaaataaataaataaaaaccacTCACCTTAGCTCATTTGTCAAGTAATTTTACGGATGATTCATTTATAACTCTCTCTCTTGTTTTCATCTATCCCACATCaaggaattttttattattatttctttttcttttcattatttttattttctacttttttattaaccaagaaaaggaaaaaacaaaattatacaaGACAAAACATCATCATCAGTTT comes from the Glycine soja cultivar W05 chromosome 6, ASM419377v2, whole genome shotgun sequence genome and includes:
- the LOC114415431 gene encoding N-glycosylase/DNA lyase OGG1; the protein is MKSLHLRTIIQFPAMTNKRKRSQKHTPPPPPPSTPPTPQTQARHSLNTAKARAWAPLSLTRHELSLPLTFPTGQTFLWKNTAPSQYTGVVGPHLISLKHLQNGDVSYCLHSPSHSDTAETALLDFLNATVSLADLWKTFSASDARFAELAHHLSGARVLRQDPFECLIQFLCSSNNNIGRITKMVNYVSSLGTHVGDVGEFQFHAFPSLEQLSSVSEQQLRDAGFGYRAKYIIGTINALKSKPGGGEEWLRSLRKMELRDVISALCTLPGVGPKVAACIALFSLDQHHAVPVDTHVWRIATKYLLPELAGSQLTPKLCDRVAEAFVTKYGKYAGWAQTLLFIAELPSQKALLPSHLLTVKQRNAAKIEGSEEEVE